From one Rhopalosiphum padi isolate XX-2018 chromosome 2, ASM2088224v1, whole genome shotgun sequence genomic stretch:
- the LOC132919021 gene encoding uncharacterized protein LOC132919021 gives MPRERRANIGRRTRHASQQQVYSRNLREERQNIIRENDRLRHRVSTRRSLASYNRLAFQYDPTANYSDDENLDIGRMTTICRYCNAVKFKRETVGLCCASGKVKLDPLLTPPQPLKTLFDGSDPDSSHFLQHILEYNNCFRMTSFGANIIREGGFMPTCKIQGQIYHLHGSMVPTPDEPHQFLQIYFISSMVDQLNVRCNIQGAQQLKRRIIEQLQAFFHANNAVVNMFKTALERMPSDTHKFVIRADCTPTGEHVRRFNAPTVYDVAAIIVGDPTKSRDIVVQRRSNIMHRVNETHRLYDALQYPIIY, from the exons ATGCCTAGAGAACGACGTGCGAACATCGGCCGCCGCACAAGACATGCAAGCCAGCAACAAGTCTATTCAAGGAACTTAAGAGAAgaaagacaaaatataataagagaaaATGACCGATTGAGACATCGCGTGAGCACACGAAGATCATTGGCATCATACAATCGCTTGGCATTCCAATATGATCCCACTGCGAACTACAGTGATGATGAAAATTTGGATATTGGACGAATGACGACTATATGCCGATATTGCAATGCGGTAAAGTTCAAAAGAGAAACGGTTGGATTGTGCTGCGCAAGTGGAAAAGTCAAACTGGATCCATTACTTACACCACCACAGCCACTGAAAACATTGTTTGATGGAAGTGATCCCGATTCCAGCCATTTTCTTCAACACATCCTTGAATACAATAACTGCTTTCGCATGACTTCCTTTGGAGCTAATATCATTCGAGAAGGCGGCTTCATGCCGACTTGCAAG ATACAAGGTCAAATATATCATTTGCATGGTTCAATGGTGCCAACACCAGATGAACCGCATCAATTTctgcaaatatatttcatttcgtCGATGGTGGATCAGCTGAACGTGCGGTGCAATATACAGGGAGCACAACAGTTAAAGAGACGAATTATTGAACAGTTGCAAGCATTTTTTCACGCTAATAATGCTGTGGTTAATATGTTCAAAACAGCATTGGAACGAATGCCATCGGATACGCACAAATTTGTCATAAGAGCGGATTGTACTCCGACAGGTGAACATGTGCGAAGATTCAATGCACCCACCGTTTATGATGTTGCTGCAATTATTGTTGGCGATCCAACTAAATCACGAGACATTGTCGTTCAGCGAAGAAGCAATATCATGCATCGTGTAAACGAGACACATCGTTTGTACGATGCGTTACAATATCCAATCATTTATTGA